The window GCCGGTGCATGTCGCCAACGCGACCTGGAAGCAGCAAGTAGCGCCACAAGGCGTCAGGCGTGCCGACATTACGCCATAGTTCCAGGAACTGACGAAGGCGCCCGGAACTATCTCCGGCATCGGGGATTGCTATCCCATTGTTCACAACAACAGGAGCACGCGATGATTAGGCATATTGCAATCATAGCTGTTGCTGCAGCTGGCTTTTACAGTGCGGCGCCCGTGAGCGCCGAGGAAATCGGCGTTGGCATTGGTCCGAATGGCGTTACGGTCGGTACCGTGCGCGGTGACAGGTACCGCGATCCGGATCGCGACTATTACCGGGATCGCTATCGCCGGGACCGCAACGAGACCGTGATCATCAGGCGGGACCGCGACCGGGATCGGGATTGGGATTATGACCGCGACCGTCGTCCAGTCGTCATCGATCGATACTAATCGTTATCCATCGGAGAGGCGGCCTTCCTGCGGGAGGGCCGCCTTTTTGTGTGGCTTTTGTTCTTTTGGTTTGTTGGTTTAATATCCGAACATGAACTCTGCAGCGACTGTCTGGTGGCAAGCCGGCACCATCTATCAAATCTATCCGCGGTCGTTTCAGGATTCCGATGGCGACGGAATCGGCGATCTCAGCGGCATCATCGGCCGGCTGCCCTATCTGTGCCGGCTCGGCGTTGATGCGATCTGGCTGTCGCCGATCTTTCCGTCGCCGATGGCCGATTTCGGCTACGACATTTCCGACTATATCGGCATCGACCCGATCTTCGGCACGTCGGCGGATTTCGACGCGCTGGTCGCTGCGGCGCATGGTCATGGCCTGAAGATCATTCTCGATCTGGTGCCGAACCACACGTCCGATCAACATCCGTGGTTCATCGAGAGCCGCAGTTCGCGCGTCAATCCGAAGCGCGATTGGTATATCTGGCGCGATCCAAAGCCGGACGGCTCGGCGCCGACCAACTGGATGTCGGAATTCGGCGGCAGCGCGTGGGCTTATGACGAAGCCACCCAGCAGTATTACTATCACGCCTTCCTTGACAAACAGCCGGATCTGAATTGGCGAAATCCGGATGTACGGCAAGCCATCTACGATGTGATACGGTTCTGGCTGCGTCGCGGCGTCGATGGCTTTCGCGTCGATGTGATCTGGCATCTGATCAAGGATGACGAATTTCGCGACAATCCAGTCAATCCGAATTATAGCGCCGGCCGGCCGCTGCACGAATCGGTGCTGCCGCTGTATTCGACAGACCGGCCGGAGACGATGGAGGTCGTCGCCGAGATGCGCCGCGTGATCGACGAGTTCGACGACCGCGTGCTGATCGGCGAGGTCTATCTGCCGATTGAACGCCTGGTCGCCTACTACGGCAAGGACCTCACCGGTGCGCATCTGCCGTTCAATTTCGCGCTGCTATCGTCGCCGTGGAATGCGCATGCGATCGGTGAGCTGATCGCGCGATATGAAGCCGCGTTGCCGTTCGGCGCCTGGCCAAACTGGGTGCTGGGCAACCACGATCGTCCGCGCATCGCCAGCCGCGTCGGCGCTGCGCAGGCGCGCGTCGCCGCAATGCTACTACTGACGCTGAGGGGCACGCCGACGCTGTATTACGGCGACGAGATCGGCATGAAGCAGCTGCCGATCCCGCGGGAACTCGTGCAGGATCCGTTCGAGAAAAACGTGCCGGGCCTCGGCGTTGGTCGCGACGGCTGCCGCACCCCGATGCAATGGGGCGCGACGGAGAATGCCGGCTTTACATCGGGCGAGCCGTGGCTGCCGCTGGCAGAGGATTTTGTCACCGACAATGCTGCCGCGCTCGCCGCCGATCCGCACTCTATCCTCAGCCTGTATGTAAAACTGATCGACCTGCGGAAGCAGACGCCTGAACTGATTTTCGGCAACTACAGCCCGGCGGAAGCCTCCGGAGATATGCTGGCTTACCGACGGTCGTATGACGATCAGACGTTACTGGTCGCGCTGAATCTCGGCGCCGAACCGACCTCAATGCATCTGGAAGCCGGTGAAGTCCTGCTCTCGACGCAGCTGGATCGCAAAGGCGAAAATGTCTCCGGCGCACTGGAGCTGCGCGGCAATGAAGGCGTGATCGTAAGGCTTCGCTAAAATTCTTTCGTCATTCCGGAAAGGCGCCGCCGATGAATCGGCGACGCCTGATGGTGTCAGCAACTCGTCAAGCGACGACGCAGCTCAGTCCATGCTGATGGTGGTCAGGTCCTGAAACCAGTGCTGGGCCTGCACGAACTTCTTCACCTTTGGTGACAGCGCGTGCGGGTTGGTGTCGTGCACGACCCAGACCAGTACCGCGTCATCGACGATCAGCGAATGCGCCT is drawn from Nitrobacteraceae bacterium AZCC 2146 and contains these coding sequences:
- a CDS encoding alpha-glucosidase (product_source=KO:K01187; cath_funfam=2.60.40.1180,3.20.20.80; cog=COG0366; ko=KO:K01187; pfam=PF00128,PF11941; smart=SM00642; superfamily=51011,51445) yields the protein MNSAATVWWQAGTIYQIYPRSFQDSDGDGIGDLSGIIGRLPYLCRLGVDAIWLSPIFPSPMADFGYDISDYIGIDPIFGTSADFDALVAAAHGHGLKIILDLVPNHTSDQHPWFIESRSSRVNPKRDWYIWRDPKPDGSAPTNWMSEFGGSAWAYDEATQQYYYHAFLDKQPDLNWRNPDVRQAIYDVIRFWLRRGVDGFRVDVIWHLIKDDEFRDNPVNPNYSAGRPLHESVLPLYSTDRPETMEVVAEMRRVIDEFDDRVLIGEVYLPIERLVAYYGKDLTGAHLPFNFALLSSPWNAHAIGELIARYEAALPFGAWPNWVLGNHDRPRIASRVGAAQARVAAMLLLTLRGTPTLYYGDEIGMKQLPIPRELVQDPFEKNVPGLGVGRDGCRTPMQWGATENAGFTSGEPWLPLAEDFVTDNAAALAADPHSILSLYVKLIDLRKQTPELIFGNYSPAEASGDMLAYRRSYDDQTLLVALNLGAEPTSMHLEAGEVLLSTQLDRKGENVSGALELRGNEGVIVRLR
- a CDS encoding hypothetical protein (product_source=Hypo-rule applied; cath_funfam=3.40.50.300; cleavage_site_network=SignalP-noTM; superfamily=53271), which codes for MIRHIAIIAVAAAGFYSAAPVSAEEIGVGIGPNGVTVGTVRGDRYRDPDRDYYRDRYRRDRNETVIIRRDRDRDRDWDYDRDRRPVVIDRY